A stretch of Pseudoprevotella muciniphila DNA encodes these proteins:
- a CDS encoding MmcQ/YjbR family DNA-binding protein yields MFKQTIIMNIEQVREYTLSLYGVTEDQPFGDDIITFRLEGKIFVCLWIGGGKHNINDAEPRLALKLPPERNEELRSQFSAVTPAYHWNKKHWSDVYYEQLDESLVQAWIMEAYQLIVSKLPKAVREDGFHNGVKTMKCSVFKNK; encoded by the coding sequence TTGTTCAAACAAACAATAATCATGAACATTGAGCAAGTACGAGAATACACGTTGTCGCTCTATGGTGTTACTGAAGACCAACCATTTGGTGATGACATTATTACTTTCCGTCTGGAGGGTAAGATCTTCGTCTGCCTTTGGATAGGGGGTGGTAAGCATAATATAAATGATGCTGAACCAAGGCTGGCATTGAAGTTGCCACCTGAAAGAAATGAAGAACTTCGGTCGCAATTTTCTGCAGTAACACCAGCCTACCATTGGAATAAAAAACATTGGAGTGACGTGTATTACGAGCAATTAGACGAATCTTTGGTCCAGGCATGGATTATGGAGGCCTATCAACTCATAGTTTCAAAACTGCCAAAAGCCGTCCGTGAAGATGGATTTCATAATGGAGTGAAGACGATGAAATGTTCCGTTTTCAAAAACAAATAG
- a CDS encoding flavin reductase family protein, with protein sequence MKSFASKPWILPQPVLIIGTYDKNGKPNAMNAAWGGQWDMHEIVISLGSHATTDNLKENDDFTVAFATTETMVASDYVGIVSGRNTPDKMEKTGWNVEKAPNVNAPLFKVFPMTLECRVKQKIDESETGYYLVAEIVNILCDENYLAEDGNPDVEKMKIITYDPVHHTYIQLGKTVGKAFSDGKTLK encoded by the coding sequence ATGAAAAGTTTTGCATCAAAACCGTGGATTCTTCCACAACCCGTACTGATTATCGGTACTTATGACAAGAATGGAAAACCTAATGCCATGAATGCTGCATGGGGCGGCCAGTGGGATATGCATGAAATTGTAATCTCGCTTGGTTCTCATGCAACAACAGACAATCTGAAAGAGAATGATGATTTCACTGTAGCCTTTGCCACAACTGAAACAATGGTGGCGTCAGACTATGTTGGCATCGTAAGTGGAAGAAATACGCCAGACAAGATGGAAAAGACTGGTTGGAATGTTGAGAAAGCGCCTAATGTGAATGCCCCATTATTCAAAGTTTTTCCAATGACACTTGAATGTAGAGTGAAACAAAAAATTGACGAATCAGAAACGGGCTATTATCTCGTTGCAGAAATCGTCAATATCCTTTGTGATGAAAATTATCTGGCTGAAGACGGTAATCCCGATGTGGAGAAAATGAAAATTATCACCTACGACCCCGTACACCATACTTACATTCAGTTGGGAAAAACTGTAGGCAAGGCTTTTTCAGATGGTAAAACATTGAAATAA
- a CDS encoding nitroreductase family protein, with the protein MTIDEAIKARHSVRSYNGQPLTEEIVKALEEKIDVLNIKGRLHIQLIRNEPKAFQGRLAKYGKFRKVNNYIVMAGKKAKDLDERIGYYGEQLVLYAQTLGLNTCWVGLSYSKVPGTYVLAESEKIVCYIAIGYGETDGVEHKIKTPEQVSNISDSTPLWFKKGVEAALFAPTAVNQQKFYFEYVGMNNNRHQVCANKRFSIIGYTNLDLGIAKCHFEIGAGKDNFDWI; encoded by the coding sequence ATGACCATAGATGAAGCCATAAAGGCGCGTCATAGCGTAAGGAGTTACAACGGGCAACCTTTGACAGAGGAAATAGTAAAGGCCTTGGAAGAAAAGATAGATGTTCTTAACATTAAAGGCCGTTTGCATATTCAACTGATACGAAATGAACCCAAGGCATTTCAAGGAAGATTGGCCAAATATGGTAAGTTCCGCAAAGTGAACAATTATATTGTCATGGCAGGAAAGAAAGCCAAAGACCTTGATGAAAGAATTGGCTATTATGGGGAGCAATTAGTGCTGTATGCTCAAACATTAGGCTTAAATACCTGTTGGGTAGGACTAAGTTACTCGAAAGTGCCTGGAACTTATGTTCTTGCCGAAAGTGAGAAGATTGTTTGCTACATTGCTATTGGTTATGGTGAGACGGATGGGGTTGAGCATAAAATAAAGACACCGGAACAAGTAAGCAACATAAGCGACAGTACCCCTTTATGGTTCAAAAAAGGTGTAGAAGCGGCGCTGTTTGCTCCAACTGCCGTCAATCAGCAGAAATTCTACTTTGAATATGTTGGTATGAATAATAATCGACATCAAGTATGTGCTAATAAAAGGTTTTCAATAATTGGTTACACCAACTTGGATCTGGGCATTGCAAAGTGTCATTTTGAAATAGGTGCCGGAAAAGATAATTTTGATTGGATATGA
- a CDS encoding helix-turn-helix domain-containing protein, with the protein MKTDFLYSTDFYDINASELSNTCLHLICTAGEGSFVFNERCYHIVKNDLVVVPMPKRISNLAAHNDMKVVWLAADYLFLQNLLPSNNYSIGGSISLNQNPVIHLTDQQAEHILYDFKRIQDRMCDKNLQFYKELMGSLCLTMMYDIFEAHAQRDASDQHSDRTAYIVKQLMEILSSGVSRRERNVSYYADRLNVSPKYLSATVKRMTGHSVISYINRHTMPILKEYLGDERLSLTQIAELMNFASLSYFSRYCTKHLGQSPSEYRQSLQPR; encoded by the coding sequence ATGAAAACAGATTTTCTCTATTCTACAGATTTCTACGATATAAATGCATCAGAATTGAGCAACACTTGTTTGCATTTGATTTGCACGGCAGGTGAAGGTAGTTTTGTTTTCAACGAAAGATGTTATCACATCGTAAAGAACGACCTCGTAGTTGTTCCCATGCCAAAACGAATAAGCAATCTCGCTGCTCACAACGACATGAAAGTGGTATGGTTGGCCGCGGACTATCTGTTTCTGCAGAACTTATTACCTTCAAACAATTATAGTATAGGCGGTAGTATTTCTTTAAATCAAAATCCTGTCATTCACCTTACAGACCAACAAGCGGAACATATACTCTACGACTTTAAGCGGATTCAAGACCGCATGTGCGACAAAAATCTGCAATTCTACAAAGAACTGATGGGAAGTCTCTGTCTGACTATGATGTACGACATTTTCGAAGCACACGCACAACGCGATGCAAGTGACCAACACAGCGACAGGACTGCATACATCGTAAAACAACTTATGGAGATTCTATCTTCTGGAGTCAGTCGCAGAGAACGTAATGTAAGTTACTATGCTGACAGACTGAATGTGTCTCCAAAATACCTTTCTGCCACAGTTAAGCGTATGACTGGACATAGCGTTATATCTTACATCAATCGTCATACAATGCCCATCTTGAAAGAATACTTAGGAGATGAACGGCTGTCGCTCACTCAAATAGCGGAACTGATGAATTTTGCCTCTTTATCTTACTTCAGTCGGTACTGTACCAAACATTTAGGTCAATCACCAAGTGAGTATCGACAAAGTCTTCAACCGAGATAG
- a CDS encoding nuclear transport factor 2 family protein, which yields MDFRMQDRMELKTLVDFYATESDKNNQDCYVEIFRPDIKLNVYFGGKLGMSATDVQDMIRQYKAFGAAKVSFHMNGQQNVDFIDENNATGTCYALATLVTEQDGKDVLTTHAVRYYDKYVKIDGRWWIAEREQHFEWSTNQTLG from the coding sequence ATGGATTTCAGAATGCAAGATCGTATGGAGTTGAAGACATTAGTAGACTTCTACGCAACAGAAAGTGACAAGAACAATCAGGACTGCTACGTTGAGATTTTCCGTCCTGACATTAAGTTGAATGTATATTTTGGTGGTAAGTTGGGCATGAGTGCAACTGACGTTCAAGACATGATCCGCCAATATAAAGCCTTCGGTGCGGCAAAGGTGTCGTTCCACATGAACGGACAACAGAATGTAGATTTCATCGACGAAAATAACGCAACAGGGACTTGCTACGCATTGGCTACACTTGTAACAGAACAAGATGGCAAGGATGTATTGACCACACATGCTGTTCGCTACTATGACAAGTATGTGAAGATTGATGGTCGTTGGTGGATTGCCGAGCGTGAGCAACATTTTGAGTGGTCAACCAATCAAACACTTGGATAA
- a CDS encoding flavodoxin, with product MAKDGKAIVVFFSHAGDNYAVGNIEVGNTKIVADYITELIGAEQFEIVTHKYDGMAYTPLIELAKEETRKGELPAYEGDVDLSQYDTVFIGGPVWWGTYPQVMFTFFKKHANDLKGKTVIPFTTHEGSGLANCVEDVKEAFPGANVTKGFSIYGHEVRTEKAKVEKWLKTLGY from the coding sequence ATGGCAAAAGATGGAAAAGCAATTGTAGTGTTCTTCTCACATGCTGGAGACAACTACGCAGTAGGAAACATAGAAGTGGGTAATACGAAAATTGTGGCAGATTATATCACAGAACTAATCGGTGCTGAACAGTTTGAGATAGTTACGCACAAGTATGATGGTATGGCTTATACCCCACTCATTGAATTGGCTAAAGAAGAAACAAGAAAGGGCGAATTGCCTGCATACGAGGGCGATGTTGATTTGAGCCAATATGACACGGTTTTTATCGGTGGACCTGTTTGGTGGGGTACTTACCCACAAGTAATGTTCACCTTCTTCAAGAAGCATGCTAATGACCTGAAGGGTAAGACAGTCATACCTTTCACTACTCATGAGGGTTCTGGTCTTGCCAACTGTGTTGAAGACGTGAAAGAAGCCTTCCCCGGTGCAAATGTTACAAAAGGTTTCTCTATCTATGGTCATGAGGTGAGAACAGAGAAAGCAAAGGTGGAAAAATGGCTTAAAACATTAGGATATTAA
- a CDS encoding iron-containing alcohol dehydrogenase, with the protein MQNFDYMTPTRLIFGKESIVKLPEVMRSLGKRVLLTYGGGSIKKIGLYDRVNELLKDFEIFELPGIQPNPKYDPSVLDGVRMCKENQIDVILAVGGGSVLDCSKAIAAGAKYDGDPWDLITYKVKAQAALPIVDVLTLAATGSEYDCGGVISRTETNDKVGYMDPLLFPVCSILDPVYTFTVSKKQTAAGCADAMNHTIEQYFVADSTLLNDGFCESMLKSLMVNATKCIENPEDYTARAEMMLCCTYGCNGILSLGNSYSGWPCHGIEHALSAYYDITHGEGLAIITPRWMRHILNEKTIDRFVKYGINVFGIDATLPKQEIAEKAIDATYAFFESINIPMHLREVGIDESRIDEMAHHIAVNEGLENAYAPLTEEDIKKILIESL; encoded by the coding sequence ATGCAGAATTTTGATTATATGACTCCTACACGGCTCATCTTTGGTAAGGAGTCGATAGTTAAACTTCCTGAGGTAATGCGTTCACTTGGCAAGCGCGTGTTACTGACTTATGGTGGTGGTAGCATTAAGAAGATTGGCCTCTATGACCGTGTGAATGAACTACTGAAAGACTTTGAAATTTTCGAACTTCCAGGTATTCAACCCAATCCCAAGTATGACCCCAGTGTGCTTGACGGTGTGCGTATGTGTAAGGAAAACCAAATTGACGTTATTCTCGCCGTTGGTGGCGGCAGCGTGCTCGATTGTTCTAAAGCCATTGCTGCAGGTGCAAAGTACGATGGTGATCCATGGGATTTGATCACCTATAAGGTAAAGGCTCAAGCCGCATTGCCTATTGTGGATGTTTTGACTTTGGCAGCAACTGGTAGTGAATACGACTGTGGAGGAGTTATCTCGCGTACCGAAACCAATGACAAGGTGGGCTACATGGATCCCCTGCTCTTCCCCGTTTGTTCTATTCTCGACCCGGTATATACTTTCACTGTTTCAAAGAAACAAACCGCAGCGGGCTGTGCCGACGCGATGAATCATACTATTGAACAGTATTTTGTTGCCGACTCCACACTACTGAATGATGGTTTTTGCGAGTCAATGTTAAAGAGCCTGATGGTAAATGCTACGAAATGCATCGAAAATCCAGAGGATTACACTGCTCGTGCTGAAATGATGCTATGCTGCACTTACGGTTGTAACGGAATTCTCTCGCTTGGCAATAGTTATAGTGGTTGGCCTTGTCATGGCATAGAGCACGCTCTTTCTGCCTACTATGACATCACACACGGCGAAGGGCTGGCTATCATCACACCACGCTGGATGCGTCACATCCTGAACGAGAAGACTATTGACCGTTTTGTGAAATATGGTATCAACGTATTTGGTATTGATGCAACTTTGCCTAAACAGGAAATTGCAGAAAAGGCGATAGATGCCACGTACGCATTCTTTGAGAGCATCAACATTCCCATGCATCTTCGTGAAGTTGGAATAGATGAAAGTCGTATAGACGAAATGGCTCACCACATTGCCGTCAACGAAGGCCTTGAGAATGCATACGCCCCGCTTACAGAAGAGGATATAAAGAAAATACTGATAGAGAGTCTTTAA
- a CDS encoding carboxymuconolactone decarboxylase family protein, protein MATVEGQSLTNRQKGLASCACLMAQGNLERLEPAVRKALDEGVTINELKEAFSQLYAYTGFPRSLNALGVLNKVLENKQENWQEGKPWKRPAEWDNAKAAYELGKKNQTQVSGRPFNYDFCPQDDYYLKSHLFGDIFAGDQLSHADREIVTVAALSGLEGVGPQLAAHKRGAVNMGNSQQLVDELCVWLDSEGYTLRSRWPKGNPNTAFSKYFIGNSYLSDVGGGVHNVTFEPRCRNNWHIHHKAVQVLICVSGRGWYQEWGKEAIEMTPGTVIAIPAETKHWHGAAKDSWFQHLTYHKDVQEGSSNEWLEPVNDEIYNALK, encoded by the coding sequence ATGGCAACAGTAGAAGGACAAAGTTTGACCAATCGTCAAAAAGGTTTGGCATCTTGTGCCTGCCTAATGGCTCAAGGCAATTTGGAACGGTTGGAGCCTGCCGTGCGTAAGGCGCTCGATGAAGGTGTTACTATAAACGAGTTGAAAGAGGCTTTCTCTCAACTCTATGCCTACACTGGATTTCCACGTTCGCTGAATGCTCTTGGAGTACTTAACAAAGTACTGGAAAACAAACAAGAGAATTGGCAAGAAGGTAAACCATGGAAACGCCCTGCCGAATGGGACAATGCAAAGGCTGCTTATGAGTTAGGCAAGAAGAATCAAACACAGGTCTCTGGCCGTCCATTCAACTATGATTTTTGTCCCCAGGATGACTACTACTTGAAGTCGCACCTTTTTGGCGACATCTTTGCAGGAGATCAACTATCTCACGCTGACCGCGAGATAGTTACAGTTGCTGCTTTAAGTGGCCTTGAAGGTGTAGGCCCGCAACTTGCTGCTCACAAGCGAGGCGCGGTGAATATGGGCAATAGTCAACAGTTGGTGGATGAACTCTGTGTCTGGCTTGACAGCGAGGGCTATACTTTGCGTAGCAGATGGCCTAAAGGCAATCCCAACACAGCCTTTTCCAAGTACTTCATAGGTAATAGTTATTTATCTGATGTAGGTGGCGGTGTACATAATGTTACCTTCGAGCCACGCTGCCGAAACAACTGGCATATTCATCACAAAGCGGTACAAGTGCTGATCTGCGTCAGCGGTCGCGGATGGTATCAAGAATGGGGAAAGGAAGCCATCGAAATGACACCGGGTACTGTCATTGCCATTCCTGCTGAAACAAAGCATTGGCATGGAGCCGCAAAAGACTCATGGTTTCAGCATCTCACCTATCATAAAGATGTTCAAGAGGGTTCCAGCAATGAATGGCTTGAGCCTGTTAATGACGAAATTTATAATGCACTTAAATAA
- a CDS encoding aldo/keto reductase, whose translation MESIKLYNGVEMPLLGYGVFLVSPDECERCVTDALSVGYRLIDTAQAYQNEEGVGNAWHKSGIKREDLFLTTKVWISNAGEEKAAMSIDESLRKLQTEYIDLLLIHQAYGDVFGSWRAMEKAYLDGKVRAIGVSNFQAGRFFDFAHYVDVKPMVNQLQCNAMIQQTGIEPFLEETDTKMMAWGPLGGQGVDEILKSDLLASIGAKYSKSAAQVALRWLTQRGIVAIPKSSHKERMQQNFDIFDFSLTSDEMAQVATMNQHDTGTINFGDPQFVKYLIENYG comes from the coding sequence ATGGAATCAATTAAGTTATATAATGGAGTTGAAATGCCTTTGCTGGGCTATGGTGTGTTTTTGGTAAGCCCCGACGAATGTGAACGATGTGTAACAGATGCGTTGAGTGTTGGTTACCGCCTTATAGACACAGCACAGGCTTACCAAAATGAAGAAGGTGTTGGCAATGCCTGGCATAAAAGCGGCATCAAAAGAGAAGATTTATTCTTAACGACAAAAGTATGGATATCAAATGCCGGAGAAGAAAAGGCTGCTATGAGCATCGACGAAAGTTTGCGAAAGTTGCAGACTGAATACATTGATTTACTTCTGATTCATCAAGCCTATGGAGACGTATTCGGTTCATGGCGCGCCATGGAGAAGGCCTATCTTGACGGTAAGGTTCGTGCCATTGGTGTCTCGAATTTTCAGGCAGGACGTTTCTTCGATTTTGCGCATTATGTTGATGTAAAACCTATGGTGAACCAATTGCAGTGTAACGCGATGATTCAACAGACAGGTATTGAACCATTTCTGGAAGAGACAGATACCAAGATGATGGCATGGGGTCCGCTCGGAGGTCAGGGCGTCGATGAGATTTTGAAGAGTGACCTGCTGGCTTCTATTGGTGCAAAATACAGCAAAAGTGCAGCGCAAGTTGCCCTTCGCTGGCTTACACAACGTGGAATCGTTGCTATCCCCAAATCGAGCCACAAAGAGCGCATGCAACAAAACTTCGACATTTTTGACTTTTCTTTGACTTCTGATGAGATGGCACAGGTTGCTACCATGAACCAGCATGACACAGGCACCATCAACTTCGGCGACCCCCAGTTTGTGAAGTATTTAATAGAAAACTACGGATAA
- a CDS encoding TonB-dependent receptor, which translates to MNKYIALTILSIISVSAFSQIDTTSIDLERAVVTGTRNATDERYLPMSISVINREKLTENARTNILPTLTEQVPGLFTSSRGMLGYGVSGGGAGEINLRGISGGAGQLLVLIDGHPQYQGVYSHPVSDSYQTMIADHVEILRGPASVLYGSNAMGGVINIITRDMKHDGVSTDIHLGAGSWGSFSAEASNQYRKGRFSSTAAAQYQRSDNHRPNMGFEQYGGYLKLNYKLNDNWKVFADGNITRFNASNPGKTDALLLEARQWITRGAVAFGIDNHYNRTSGRFTVYDNFGIHKINDGHSAGTAPQSDLFRSKDYLLGISWYQSANLFQGNRTTVGVDYQHIYGHAYYTDRESGEEVTSGRRINMKQSGKSHRNDIAGYVDFRQDLLSWLTIDLGIRLDHHSVSGTEWVPQGGLVVRPIINGEMKAMISKGFRNPSMREMYLYPPSNEDLRPERMMNYELTWKHRLLSNMLTYGVNLFYIKADNLIQTTTIEGKPRNINTGEVENVGAELELAWRINRHWSVNTNHSFLHMHRHVLAAPEYKGYIGVNFRQGRWSTTAGLMQVSGLFTEIGANEKKEHFTLLNATIGYQLSKNIRLWAKGDNLLAQRYEINTGFPMPRATFMGGVDIHF; encoded by the coding sequence ATGAATAAATACATAGCATTGACTATACTTTCCATTATTTCGGTATCAGCATTTTCGCAAATTGATACAACGTCCATTGATTTGGAAAGAGCAGTCGTTACTGGTACACGTAATGCCACGGACGAACGCTATCTACCCATGAGCATTTCTGTCATAAACCGTGAAAAACTAACAGAAAACGCACGAACAAATATCTTACCAACCCTGACAGAACAAGTCCCCGGACTGTTTACATCTTCACGTGGCATGTTGGGCTATGGTGTAAGTGGTGGCGGAGCGGGTGAAATCAATCTACGTGGTATATCCGGCGGAGCAGGTCAGTTGCTTGTTCTCATTGATGGTCATCCCCAATATCAAGGCGTTTATAGCCATCCTGTTTCTGACAGTTATCAAACCATGATAGCCGACCATGTGGAAATTCTTCGCGGTCCTGCATCCGTACTCTATGGCAGCAATGCCATGGGTGGTGTTATTAACATCATTACACGAGACATGAAACATGATGGTGTAAGTACAGATATTCATCTGGGTGCAGGTTCATGGGGCAGTTTCTCTGCTGAAGCGAGCAACCAATATCGCAAAGGAAGATTCAGTTCGACCGCCGCTGCTCAATATCAGCGTTCAGACAACCATCGTCCTAATATGGGATTTGAACAATACGGAGGCTATTTGAAACTGAATTATAAACTGAATGATAATTGGAAGGTCTTTGCAGACGGGAATATTACTCGTTTTAACGCATCCAACCCAGGTAAGACTGATGCACTTTTACTTGAAGCCAGACAATGGATAACTCGTGGTGCTGTAGCGTTTGGTATTGATAACCATTATAACAGAACAAGCGGGCGTTTTACTGTTTACGACAATTTTGGTATCCACAAAATTAATGATGGGCATAGTGCTGGAACTGCACCCCAATCTGACTTATTCCGTTCAAAAGACTATCTTCTTGGTATTTCATGGTACCAAAGTGCTAATCTTTTCCAGGGAAATCGTACTACTGTCGGAGTGGATTACCAACACATTTATGGCCATGCTTATTACACCGACCGCGAAAGTGGCGAAGAAGTGACAAGTGGCAGGCGAATTAACATGAAACAAAGTGGCAAAAGCCATCGTAACGATATAGCCGGATACGTAGATTTTCGTCAGGATTTGCTGAGTTGGCTCACCATAGATTTAGGTATCCGTCTTGACCACCACTCTGTGAGCGGTACTGAATGGGTACCCCAAGGCGGATTGGTTGTTCGTCCTATAATCAACGGAGAAATGAAGGCTATGATCAGCAAAGGTTTCCGTAATCCTTCTATGAGAGAAATGTATCTCTATCCACCATCTAATGAAGACTTACGCCCTGAAAGGATGATGAATTACGAATTAACGTGGAAACATCGTCTATTGTCAAACATGCTGACCTATGGTGTAAATCTCTTTTACATCAAAGCAGACAATCTTATCCAGACTACGACTATAGAGGGGAAACCGCGAAACATAAACACAGGAGAGGTTGAAAATGTTGGCGCCGAACTTGAGTTAGCCTGGCGCATCAACAGACATTGGTCAGTAAACACTAATCACAGTTTTCTACACATGCACCGCCATGTGTTAGCAGCACCTGAATATAAAGGGTATATTGGAGTAAACTTCCGTCAAGGACGTTGGTCAACCACTGCGGGTCTGATGCAAGTGAGTGGGCTTTTTACAGAAATTGGCGCAAACGAGAAGAAAGAACACTTCACATTACTGAATGCTACAATTGGTTATCAACTAAGCAAAAATATACGTCTTTGGGCAAAGGGTGATAACTTATTGGCGCAACGATACGAAATCAATACAGGTTTCCCCATGCCCCGCGCCACATTTATGGGTGGTGTAGATATACATTTCTGA
- a CDS encoding DUF362 domain-containing protein has translation MKKVLSFLVLVLFFVGASAQSKVYFTKEITPESLLKLYKVLGVKVDGRVAVKISTGEGGNKHYLKPTLIRNLVDEVNGTIVECCTAYGGTRQDVSKHWETIHEHGFDSIFAVDIMDEYDQIRIPVQDKKHLKYDIVGGHLANYDWMINLAHFKGHAMGGFGGVLKNASIGVASTAGKTYIHTAGKVTDPSLLFQNLPEQDHFLESMAAAAQGVHNYMNGKVIYINVMNNMSVDCDCNGHPAKPELQDMGILISLDPVAVDQACLDKVFNYVGKPGDDNKPLIERINRQHGTYITDYAEKIGLGSKKYVLIDIDK, from the coding sequence ATGAAAAAAGTATTATCATTTTTGGTTTTGGTGCTATTTTTTGTTGGCGCATCTGCACAGAGCAAGGTTTATTTCACAAAAGAGATTACACCAGAGTCTTTGCTCAAATTATACAAAGTGCTTGGAGTTAAGGTTGATGGCAGAGTTGCCGTAAAGATTTCCACTGGAGAAGGTGGCAACAAGCACTATCTGAAGCCCACACTTATAAGAAATCTTGTTGACGAGGTGAATGGCACCATAGTAGAATGTTGTACGGCTTATGGTGGTACTCGCCAAGATGTAAGCAAACATTGGGAAACTATCCACGAACATGGTTTCGATAGTATTTTTGCTGTTGACATTATGGATGAGTATGACCAGATTCGTATCCCCGTTCAAGACAAAAAGCACCTTAAATATGATATCGTTGGTGGTCATTTGGCTAACTACGACTGGATGATAAACCTTGCTCACTTCAAAGGTCATGCCATGGGCGGTTTCGGTGGTGTTTTGAAAAATGCTTCTATCGGTGTAGCATCAACCGCGGGTAAAACATACATCCATACAGCAGGCAAGGTTACTGATCCCAGCCTACTATTCCAAAACCTTCCCGAACAAGACCACTTCCTGGAGTCGATGGCTGCTGCAGCACAAGGCGTACACAACTACATGAACGGCAAAGTAATCTACATCAACGTGATGAACAACATGAGTGTTGACTGCGACTGCAACGGTCATCCTGCCAAGCCAGAACTTCAAGACATGGGCATTCTTATTAGTTTAGACCCTGTAGCCGTAGATCAGGCTTGTCTTGATAAAGTTTTCAATTATGTTGGTAAGCCTGGCGATGACAACAAACCACTTATCGAACGCATTAACCGTCAACACGGTACATATATCACAGATTATGCTGAAAAGATTGGTCTCGGCTCAAAGAAATATGTGTTGATAGACATTGACAAATAA
- a CDS encoding helix-turn-helix domain-containing protein yields MFLAERYLGTIIRQTSGVTAKEWIDRSILSRIKVDLRHTTKTVAQISEEMNFPNPSFFNKYFKRLTGTTPLHFRTSKD; encoded by the coding sequence TTGTTTCTTGCGGAGCGTTATCTCGGAACAATTATCCGGCAAACGAGCGGTGTTACCGCCAAAGAATGGATAGACCGCTCTATATTGTCGCGTATCAAGGTAGATTTGCGCCATACCACCAAGACCGTCGCACAGATATCAGAAGAGATGAACTTCCCCAATCCTTCGTTTTTCAATAAATATTTCAAGCGATTAACGGGGACTACTCCTCTGCATTTCAGAACATCTAAGGACTGA
- a CDS encoding YaaA family protein, producing the protein MQILLACAKTMHDEVKTNLLLTPPRFQQQAERFAYDMMQYDVETIADMLCCSHQIAAQNKLRFMSFFDEDKQKLPAILAYHGQAYKHLNAETLNEDDLHYANKHLWITSFLYGLLRPLNGILPYRMEGGVTLPSADGITMFDFWKAHLTECLIESVKADDGILIHLATVEFQHLFDWKRVSKELRVVQPLFYVRKGNQLKMQAVWAKTCRGAMTRYIITHRITTPEELCAFSYENFQFASNAGEADFPHFIR; encoded by the coding sequence ATGCAGATACTCCTTGCCTGTGCCAAAACAATGCACGATGAAGTAAAAACAAACTTGTTGCTGACGCCCCCGAGATTTCAGCAACAGGCTGAAAGGTTTGCTTACGACATGATGCAATACGATGTGGAAACAATAGCAGATATGCTGTGTTGCAGCCACCAAATTGCAGCGCAGAATAAGTTGCGCTTTATGTCTTTCTTCGATGAGGACAAACAGAAACTGCCTGCCATACTTGCATACCATGGTCAAGCCTACAAGCATCTGAATGCAGAAACCTTAAATGAAGATGATTTACATTATGCAAATAAACATCTGTGGATTACGTCGTTCCTCTATGGGCTTCTTCGGCCACTCAATGGCATCCTGCCATATCGGATGGAGGGTGGGGTGACCTTGCCAAGTGCAGACGGAATAACCATGTTCGATTTCTGGAAGGCACATCTCACCGAATGCCTCATAGAGAGTGTCAAGGCGGATGACGGCATACTCATACACCTTGCCACAGTGGAATTCCAGCATCTCTTCGACTGGAAACGGGTCAGCAAGGAACTGCGTGTAGTCCAGCCGCTCTTTTATGTACGCAAAGGAAACCAACTGAAGATGCAAGCCGTTTGGGCTAAGACATGCAGAGGAGCCATGACAAGATATATCATTACCCATCGCATCACAACACCAGAGGAATTGTGTGCCTTCAGTTACGAGAATTTTCAATTTGCTTCAAATGCAGGAGAGGCTGATTTCCCGCATTTCATCAGATAG